From the Alkalibacter rhizosphaerae genome, one window contains:
- the hcp gene encoding hydroxylamine reductase, which produces MSMFCYQCQEAAKNEGCTVRGVCGKNEAVSNLQDLLIYTLKGISQLVLKAEEAGVSVPSTDHFIMNGLFVTITNANFDDAAIVQTIKDGLELRDSIKDTLTENGVSLDGLHDAAQWTCATEAELLAKADAPEVGVLATENEDVRSLRELIIYGVKGMAAYAEHAYNLGKTSDEVNKFMVKALAATLDNTLSADDLVALTLETGKFGVDTMAMLDAANTGAYGNPEITEVNIGVRNNPAILVSGHDLKDFEQLLEQTKGTGVDVYTHGEMLPANYYPAFKKYDNFVGNYGNSWWKQNEEFETFNGPVLFTTNCIVPPKGDQGSRIYTTGASGYPGCTHIVADENGVKDFSAIIEHAKKLNPPTEIENGTIVGGFAHAQVFALADKVVDAVKTGAIKKFFVMAGCDGRMKSRDYYTEFAEALPKDTVILTAGCAKYRYNKLPLGDIGGIPRVLDAGQCNDSYSLAVIALKLKEVFELNDINELPIAYNIAWYEQKAVIVLLALLYLGVKNIHLGPTLPAFLSPNVAKVLVETFGIAGIGTVDEDVELFMA; this is translated from the coding sequence ATGAGCATGTTTTGTTACCAGTGTCAAGAAGCTGCGAAAAATGAAGGATGTACTGTAAGAGGGGTCTGCGGCAAGAACGAAGCTGTATCCAATCTGCAGGATTTGTTGATTTATACGTTAAAAGGAATTTCACAATTGGTATTGAAGGCGGAGGAAGCTGGTGTTTCCGTTCCATCTACGGACCATTTCATCATGAATGGGTTGTTTGTGACCATTACAAATGCAAACTTCGACGATGCTGCCATCGTTCAAACCATCAAAGACGGGTTGGAACTACGTGATTCCATTAAAGACACTTTAACGGAAAATGGGGTTTCTCTGGATGGACTTCACGATGCAGCCCAGTGGACTTGTGCAACAGAAGCGGAACTTTTGGCAAAGGCGGATGCGCCGGAAGTTGGCGTACTTGCTACGGAAAATGAAGACGTACGTTCTTTGCGAGAGTTGATCATCTATGGTGTTAAAGGAATGGCAGCCTATGCCGAGCATGCTTATAACCTGGGAAAAACCAGTGATGAAGTCAACAAGTTCATGGTAAAAGCATTGGCAGCAACTTTGGATAATACCTTGAGTGCAGACGATTTGGTCGCTCTGACGCTGGAGACTGGAAAATTTGGCGTTGATACCATGGCCATGTTGGATGCAGCCAATACAGGTGCATACGGCAATCCGGAAATCACGGAAGTAAATATCGGCGTTCGAAACAATCCGGCTATTTTGGTATCCGGTCATGATTTAAAGGATTTTGAACAACTGCTGGAACAAACGAAAGGTACGGGTGTGGATGTTTACACCCACGGAGAAATGCTTCCGGCCAACTATTATCCTGCATTCAAAAAATACGACAACTTCGTAGGAAACTATGGAAATTCATGGTGGAAACAAAATGAAGAATTTGAAACATTCAATGGACCGGTTTTGTTTACAACAAACTGCATCGTTCCTCCAAAAGGGGATCAAGGTTCCAGGATCTACACGACAGGAGCATCCGGATATCCTGGGTGCACCCATATCGTAGCAGATGAAAATGGTGTTAAAGATTTCTCCGCAATCATCGAACATGCGAAGAAGCTGAACCCGCCGACAGAGATCGAAAACGGGACCATCGTTGGTGGATTTGCTCATGCACAAGTATTCGCATTGGCCGACAAAGTAGTGGATGCAGTGAAAACTGGAGCCATCAAAAAGTTCTTTGTCATGGCAGGCTGTGACGGACGCATGAAATCCAGAGATTACTATACGGAATTTGCTGAAGCGCTTCCAAAAGACACGGTGATCTTGACTGCCGGTTGTGCAAAATATCGATACAACAAGTTGCCATTAGGCGACATTGGCGGGATCCCAAGAGTATTGGACGCCGGACAATGCAACGACTCTTATTCCTTGGCCGTTATCGCATTGAAATTGAAAGAAGTTTTTGAACTGAACGATATCAACGAGCTGCCCATCGCTTACAACATAGCATGGTATGAGCAAAAAGCTGTCATCGTATTGTTGGCACTGCTGTATCTAGGAGTAAAAAATATCCACTTGGGACCAACACTTCCAGCATTCCTGTCTCCCAACGTGGCAAAGGTTTTAGTAGAAACCTTTGGAATCGCCGGAATCGGAACCGTTGACGAAGACGTCGAACTGTTCATGGCATAA
- a CDS encoding C40 family peptidase encodes MNGFKRMTAALISIALTAFIGLGIFFYQNSFSYEVFLNGERIGNVLEAKTVADALEDADQELKEKYGSNIIYEKEITLEKVQIKTDHEDLLTVKNNILNTVDVQKPAAALIIDGESRFILENEEEVDQLLAAIMDPVKQKLKDLPDHAQLLEVDFKQEITIEEQIVPVDSLYKLEEVMDLVLTGTESALTYQVATGDSAWTISRSFDVGLRSLEEANPGKDLTELAPGDVLVLSKDKPYLDIVYTLKETTIEKIPFETIKKKEDTLYVGQTKVEQQGIHGNKEVVREVTYINDVVDSQKVLSEIVAKEPVEKIVLEGTKARPVAARIVSTTHAAAHNGSIGSSIVAEAKRYLGVPYVRGGSTPSGFDCSGFTSYVYRQLGISIPRTSGAQARVGGYVARSDLKPGDLVAFTGHVGIYVGGGNFIHAPSPGKRVMISSMNTSYWRARYISGRRVY; translated from the coding sequence ATGAACGGATTCAAGCGAATGACCGCAGCATTGATTTCCATCGCATTGACGGCATTCATCGGACTGGGCATCTTTTTCTACCAAAACAGCTTTTCTTACGAAGTTTTTTTGAACGGAGAGCGGATCGGAAATGTTCTGGAAGCGAAGACTGTAGCAGACGCTTTGGAAGATGCAGATCAGGAATTAAAAGAAAAATACGGTTCCAACATCATTTATGAAAAAGAAATTACGTTGGAAAAAGTGCAAATAAAAACAGACCATGAGGATCTGTTGACGGTCAAAAACAATATCTTGAACACGGTTGATGTACAAAAACCTGCTGCTGCATTGATCATTGACGGAGAAAGTCGTTTCATTCTTGAAAACGAAGAGGAAGTCGATCAACTACTGGCCGCCATTATGGATCCTGTTAAGCAAAAATTGAAGGACCTGCCGGATCATGCACAATTGTTGGAAGTGGATTTCAAGCAAGAGATCACGATTGAAGAACAAATCGTTCCTGTGGATTCGTTGTACAAGCTGGAAGAAGTGATGGATCTGGTGTTGACAGGCACTGAATCCGCATTGACCTATCAGGTAGCGACGGGGGATTCCGCATGGACCATTTCCCGATCCTTTGACGTAGGCCTTCGATCCCTGGAAGAAGCAAATCCGGGCAAAGATCTAACGGAACTGGCGCCAGGAGACGTTCTGGTCTTATCAAAAGACAAACCATATTTAGATATTGTTTATACTCTGAAAGAGACTACTATAGAGAAGATCCCGTTTGAAACCATCAAGAAAAAAGAGGACACTTTGTATGTTGGACAAACAAAAGTTGAGCAGCAAGGCATTCATGGCAACAAAGAAGTCGTACGGGAAGTGACCTACATCAACGATGTAGTGGATTCCCAAAAAGTGCTGTCAGAAATCGTTGCGAAGGAACCTGTAGAAAAAATCGTTTTGGAAGGTACCAAGGCCCGGCCAGTTGCAGCAAGAATTGTATCAACAACCCATGCAGCCGCTCATAACGGATCGATTGGGTCCTCCATAGTGGCTGAGGCAAAGAGATATTTGGGTGTTCCATATGTACGTGGCGGCAGTACTCCATCCGGTTTTGATTGCAGCGGATTCACCTCCTATGTCTATCGTCAATTGGGGATCTCCATACCAAGGACCAGTGGGGCACAGGCAAGAGTTGGCGGGTATGTTGCCCGAAGTGACCTGAAACCCGGTGACCTGGTAGCTTTTACCGGACATGTGGGGATCTATGTGGGAGGCGGAAATTTCATACATGCACCCTCACCAGGGAAAAGAGTAATGATCAGTTCCATGAATACATCTTATTGGAGAGCAAGATACATATCCGGACGTCGAGTTTACTAA
- the putP gene encoding sodium/proline symporter PutP, which yields MTDARIHAIVLVFYLAVLMGIGLYFFKNSKSQNDYFLGGRNLNVWVTSMSAQASDMSGWLLMGLPGTAFLLTRNSGMGEAVWTAAGLAVGTYLNWLILAKKLRQYSEHAGDSITIPTFLENRFQDKTHLIKMISALFIVIFFLIYTAAQFSAGAKLFNAVFGISYELALILGAIVIVSYTFLGGFLAVCWTDLIQGILMFFAILILPILAVSQLGGLNGTMDIAARLADLPQGFGMSDWLGTNTLSVLSIVSIAAWGLGYFGQPHILTRFMGIKHSKDVAPARRIATLWVIVTLAAATVLGVIGKAYMSTVVSTEVLSTMDGERIFIYLVQNLLQGPGFAIIAGILLTAILSAIMSTADSQLLVTSSAVSEDIFKNLFKGKIKEDRLIWISRATVLVVAFIAFFIARDPNSSVFDLVSYAWAGFGAAFGPAILLSLYWRRMNWQGALAGILSGGATVLIWRNFIKATINLYELLPAFIVSLVFIVAVTLLTKEPESKVTKVYDEYLKSEL from the coding sequence ATGACCGATGCAAGGATCCATGCAATAGTACTTGTTTTCTATTTGGCCGTACTGATGGGTATTGGTTTGTATTTCTTTAAAAACAGCAAAAGTCAAAACGATTATTTTCTAGGAGGACGAAACCTCAATGTTTGGGTAACGTCCATGAGCGCCCAGGCATCTGACATGAGCGGATGGCTTTTGATGGGATTACCGGGGACCGCGTTCTTACTAACGAGAAACAGCGGGATGGGGGAGGCAGTCTGGACAGCAGCCGGATTGGCGGTAGGAACCTATCTAAATTGGCTGATATTGGCTAAAAAACTCCGGCAATATTCGGAACATGCCGGAGATTCCATTACGATCCCTACGTTTTTGGAAAACCGATTCCAAGATAAAACTCATCTGATCAAAATGATTTCCGCTTTGTTTATTGTGATCTTTTTTCTCATTTATACTGCAGCTCAATTTTCTGCTGGAGCAAAACTGTTCAATGCCGTCTTTGGCATTTCCTATGAACTTGCATTGATTCTGGGAGCCATTGTAATTGTGTCCTATACTTTTTTGGGAGGATTCCTGGCTGTTTGCTGGACCGATCTGATCCAGGGCATTCTCATGTTTTTTGCCATATTGATCTTGCCGATACTTGCAGTAAGTCAGTTGGGAGGTCTTAACGGGACCATGGATATAGCAGCAAGATTGGCGGATTTACCTCAAGGTTTTGGAATGAGCGACTGGTTGGGAACGAATACTTTGAGCGTTTTGTCCATCGTCTCCATCGCTGCCTGGGGATTGGGATATTTTGGACAACCTCACATATTGACCCGTTTTATGGGCATCAAGCACTCCAAAGATGTTGCTCCAGCCAGACGGATCGCAACCCTTTGGGTCATTGTCACTTTGGCGGCGGCCACCGTATTGGGTGTGATCGGTAAGGCATATATGTCCACAGTCGTTTCAACGGAAGTTCTTTCCACCATGGACGGTGAACGGATCTTTATTTACCTGGTTCAAAATTTGCTGCAGGGGCCGGGATTTGCCATTATTGCAGGGATATTGCTGACAGCCATCTTGTCGGCCATCATGAGCACGGCAGACTCACAGCTGCTGGTAACCTCTTCTGCCGTTTCGGAGGATATTTTTAAAAATCTTTTCAAAGGAAAGATCAAGGAAGATCGATTGATATGGATCAGCAGAGCTACCGTATTGGTGGTGGCGTTTATTGCTTTTTTCATCGCCAGAGATCCAAACAGCAGCGTATTTGATTTGGTTTCTTACGCCTGGGCTGGTTTTGGTGCAGCTTTCGGCCCGGCGATTTTGTTGTCTCTCTATTGGAGAAGGATGAATTGGCAAGGTGCCTTGGCCGGGATCCTATCCGGCGGGGCAACTGTCTTGATCTGGCGAAATTTCATCAAAGCCACCATCAACTTATATGAATTGCTGCCGGCATTTATTGTATCCCTGGTTTTTATCGTTGCAGTTACCCTATTAACGAAAGAGCCGGAATCGAAAGTTACTAAAGTATACGATGAGTATTTAAAATCAGAATTGTAA
- a CDS encoding universal stress protein, whose product MYKKILVPTDSSDFSKRALKEALAIAELTNGEIVLLNVTHSPDSYWGYTASYGIDVNEEALEQLGKMALDLTLNDIETTIPIHKIIRYGSPAIQIDDVAKDEKIDLIVMGSHGHGFVAGTILGSVSQRVLHQSNCPVLVVK is encoded by the coding sequence ATGTATAAAAAAATACTAGTACCCACCGATTCATCAGATTTTTCCAAACGAGCATTAAAAGAAGCCTTGGCCATTGCAGAACTTACAAATGGCGAGATCGTACTGCTGAATGTTACCCACTCTCCCGATTCCTATTGGGGCTATACCGCCTCTTACGGGATCGATGTCAATGAAGAAGCTTTGGAACAGTTGGGGAAAATGGCACTGGATCTTACATTGAACGATATCGAAACCACCATTCCCATCCATAAAATCATCCGATACGGTTCCCCGGCCATTCAAATCGATGATGTGGCAAAAGATGAAAAGATCGACTTGATCGTGATGGGGAGCCATGGCCATGGATTTGTGGCTGGTACCATTCTCGGAAGCGTCAGTCAACGGGTATTGCATCAGTCAAATTGCCCTGTACTTGTAGTAAAATAA
- the glpK gene encoding glycerol kinase GlpK, with translation MQKYILALDQGTTSSRAILFDQKGAIIDIAQSEFPQIYPKPGWVEHDAMEIWGTQSGVARQVLDKTGISPKEVAAIGITNQRETTVVWDKNTGKPIYNAIVWQCRRTAAYCETLKEKGWSKPIKEKTGLIIDAYFSGTKIKWILDNVEGARTQAEKGELLFGTMDTWLIWNLTKGKVHATDYSNASRTMLYNIRTLDWDEELLQEMEIPRSMLPEVRDSSGNFGQTDPSTFGGANIPIAGVAGDQQAALFGQACFWSGMAKNTYGTGCFLLMNTGSEPVYSEAGLLTTIAWGLNGKITYALEGSIFVAGAAIQWLRDELRLVYDSAQTEYYANMVPDTNGVYIVPAFTGLGAPHWDMYARGAIFGLTRGAKREHLVRATLEAIAYQTKDVLTSMELDANMDLKALKVDGGASANNFLMQFQSDMLDVSVQRPVILETTALGAAYLAGLKVGFWKDLEEIQAYWDLDREFNSTMDEERRNRLYQGWKKAVSRSLQWEEDFH, from the coding sequence ATGCAAAAATACATATTGGCATTGGATCAGGGAACAACCAGTTCCAGAGCCATCTTGTTCGATCAGAAAGGTGCCATCATCGATATCGCCCAAAGCGAATTTCCGCAGATCTATCCAAAACCCGGTTGGGTGGAACACGATGCCATGGAGATTTGGGGTACTCAAAGCGGTGTGGCAAGGCAGGTGCTGGACAAAACCGGGATCTCTCCAAAGGAAGTTGCCGCTATAGGCATTACCAATCAGCGTGAAACAACGGTAGTGTGGGACAAAAACACCGGGAAGCCCATTTACAATGCCATCGTTTGGCAATGTCGGCGGACCGCTGCTTACTGTGAAACGTTAAAGGAAAAGGGATGGTCCAAACCTATTAAGGAAAAAACTGGACTGATCATCGATGCATATTTCAGTGGAACAAAAATCAAGTGGATCCTGGACAATGTGGAAGGTGCCAGAACACAGGCGGAAAAAGGTGAACTTCTCTTTGGCACCATGGATACCTGGCTGATCTGGAACTTGACCAAAGGAAAAGTCCACGCCACAGATTATAGCAATGCCTCCAGGACCATGCTTTACAATATACGGACTTTGGACTGGGATGAAGAATTGCTGCAGGAAATGGAGATCCCCCGTTCCATGTTGCCGGAAGTGAGAGACTCCAGCGGCAATTTTGGTCAAACGGATCCTTCCACTTTTGGCGGGGCAAACATCCCAATTGCCGGTGTCGCCGGTGATCAACAGGCCGCTCTATTTGGGCAAGCTTGTTTTTGGTCCGGCATGGCAAAAAACACCTACGGAACGGGATGCTTCCTGTTGATGAATACAGGCAGTGAACCAGTCTACTCTGAAGCCGGTCTTTTGACTACCATTGCCTGGGGGTTGAATGGAAAGATCACTTATGCCCTGGAAGGGAGCATATTTGTAGCAGGTGCTGCAATCCAATGGCTTCGTGATGAATTGCGGCTTGTGTATGATTCCGCCCAAACGGAGTATTATGCAAACATGGTACCAGATACCAACGGCGTTTATATCGTCCCTGCATTCACTGGACTGGGGGCCCCTCACTGGGACATGTATGCCAGAGGAGCCATCTTCGGACTTACCCGAGGAGCAAAGCGGGAACACCTGGTCAGGGCCACTCTGGAAGCCATAGCCTATCAAACGAAGGATGTTCTGACCTCTATGGAATTGGATGCCAACATGGATCTAAAAGCCCTTAAAGTGGATGGTGGCGCTTCAGCCAACAATTTCCTGATGCAATTTCAATCCGATATGTTGGATGTATCCGTACAGCGACCTGTGATTTTAGAAACAACGGCATTGGGTGCAGCTTACCTTGCAGGCCTGAAAGTCGGTTTTTGGAAAGATTTGGAGGAGATCCAGGCCTACTGGGATCTGGACCGGGAATTCAATAGTACGATGGATGAAGAACGAAGAAACAGACTGTACCAGGGATGGAAAAAGGCAGTATCCCGTTCCCTGCAGTGGGAAGAAGACTTTCATTGA
- a CDS encoding UPF0280 family protein, translating to MDLYVTDHVDGAAEVLSACRKILIAHMEKDPLFKDSLVPLPVDPDDPSMIKKMKEAAFQAGVGPMAAVAGTMAEMVGRKLAKCNPDVIVENGGDLYLSLSTTRRVLIYAGASPLSNRLALEIKPENTPMGICTSSGTFGHSLSFGKADAVVIVSHDTALADAVATATANRIDKISDLEGAVQYASKISNILGIVAIKDDGLALWGDLGLHKV from the coding sequence TTGGATTTGTACGTGACGGATCATGTAGATGGTGCAGCAGAGGTCCTATCTGCTTGCAGAAAAATTTTGATTGCACACATGGAAAAAGATCCATTATTCAAAGACAGCTTGGTTCCGCTCCCAGTGGATCCAGACGATCCATCCATGATCAAAAAAATGAAAGAAGCTGCATTTCAGGCAGGAGTAGGACCCATGGCCGCCGTAGCAGGCACGATGGCTGAGATGGTTGGAAGAAAACTTGCAAAATGTAATCCGGATGTGATCGTAGAAAATGGCGGTGATCTCTATTTGTCTTTGTCAACAACGAGGCGGGTCTTGATTTATGCTGGTGCCTCTCCCCTATCAAATCGTTTGGCTTTGGAGATCAAACCGGAAAACACGCCTATGGGCATCTGTACTTCATCCGGAACCTTTGGTCATTCCTTGAGTTTTGGGAAAGCGGATGCTGTGGTGATTGTATCTCATGATACGGCATTGGCGGACGCTGTTGCAACTGCAACCGCCAATCGTATTGATAAAATATCCGATCTAGAAGGGGCCGTCCAATATGCTTCTAAAATTTCCAATATTCTCGGAATCGTCGCCATCAAAGATGATGGGTTGGCCTTGTGGGGCGATTTGGGTCTTCATAAAGTTTGA
- a CDS encoding NIL domain-containing protein, which yields MKTKLYMHFPTKLTDTPVTYELIKHFDLKVNILKANIDFNMIGTILYDVEGSAQAIAEAITYLKNLGLDAELIATVITIDENRCTDCGLCTSVCGVKALAIGSPDWKLSYDADKCVGCNHCIPVCPSRAISGLVPEPVL from the coding sequence ATGAAAACAAAACTATATATGCATTTTCCCACGAAATTGACCGATACACCGGTGACGTATGAATTGATCAAACACTTCGATTTAAAAGTAAACATTTTAAAAGCCAACATCGACTTCAACATGATCGGTACCATACTCTATGACGTGGAAGGGTCTGCACAGGCCATCGCAGAAGCAATAACCTATCTGAAAAATTTGGGACTGGATGCGGAACTGATCGCAACCGTCATCACCATTGATGAAAATCGCTGCACGGACTGCGGCCTTTGTACTTCTGTCTGCGGGGTCAAGGCCTTGGCCATCGGAAGCCCGGATTGGAAGTTGTCTTACGATGCGGATAAATGTGTTGGCTGCAACCACTGTATCCCGGTTTGTCCATCCCGAGCCATTTCCGGATTGGTACCGGAACCGGTTCTTTAA
- a CDS encoding homocysteine biosynthesis protein, which produces MREKRTFEEINEKIKDGSVVVCSAEEILDLIDRDGEEAVFETVDVVTTATFGPMCSSGAFLNFGHSDPPIRLEKLTLNNVEAYGGLAAVDTYIGATAESKDRGLEYGGAHVICDLINGKEVYLEATSKGTDCYPAKKVQAKMTLDDLNEAYLFNPRNAYQNYAAATNGSTKAVYTYMGTLLPNYGNVTYATSGALSPLLNDPELRTIGVGTRLLVGGAVGYVAWNGTQFNTAPVRNENSTPIGTGATLAIIGDLKQMDGQYITPAVFKAYGTSLNVGIGIPIPILNRDMLRFCAVRNKDIETNLIDYSVPSRSKPVVRKVNYEELQSGQIEINGKRVKTSPTTSMRKSREIAEILKQKIQNGEFFLQEPITFFAQGQKVKPMANSEVLE; this is translated from the coding sequence TTGAGAGAGAAAAGAACATTTGAAGAGATCAACGAAAAAATCAAGGATGGCTCCGTTGTTGTCTGTTCGGCGGAAGAGATCCTGGATCTGATCGATCGGGATGGCGAAGAAGCTGTATTTGAAACGGTGGACGTAGTAACGACTGCGACATTCGGACCCATGTGCTCGTCGGGTGCATTTCTGAATTTTGGACATTCAGATCCACCCATACGATTGGAAAAGCTTACCCTCAACAACGTAGAAGCCTATGGCGGTCTGGCTGCGGTGGATACCTACATCGGAGCCACGGCGGAATCAAAGGATCGGGGTTTGGAATATGGCGGTGCTCATGTCATTTGTGATCTAATCAATGGGAAGGAAGTCTACCTGGAAGCTACCAGTAAAGGCACGGACTGTTATCCGGCCAAAAAGGTTCAAGCAAAAATGACCTTGGATGATTTGAATGAAGCCTATTTGTTCAATCCAAGAAATGCCTACCAGAATTATGCAGCAGCAACCAACGGATCCACAAAAGCCGTTTACACTTATATGGGTACCCTGTTGCCGAATTACGGCAACGTCACCTATGCTACATCGGGTGCCTTGAGCCCACTTCTCAATGATCCGGAATTAAGGACCATTGGCGTCGGGACCAGGTTGCTCGTTGGTGGAGCCGTCGGATATGTGGCCTGGAATGGTACCCAATTCAACACGGCGCCGGTTCGAAACGAAAACAGCACACCCATCGGCACTGGAGCCACACTGGCGATCATCGGCGACTTGAAGCAAATGGACGGTCAATACATCACCCCGGCGGTTTTTAAGGCATATGGTACTTCCCTGAATGTTGGCATTGGCATCCCCATCCCCATTCTAAACCGGGACATGCTACGTTTTTGTGCTGTCCGAAACAAAGACATCGAAACGAATTTGATCGACTACTCTGTTCCGAGCCGATCAAAACCAGTGGTACGCAAGGTAAACTATGAAGAACTTCAAAGTGGACAGATCGAAATCAACGGCAAAAGGGTCAAGACTTCACCAACTACAAGCATGCGAAAATCCAGAGAGATCGCAGAAATCTTAAAACAAAAAATCCAAAACGGTGAATTCTTTTTGCAGGAACCGATCACGTTTTTTGCACAGGGGCAGAAAGTCAAGCCAATGGCCAATTCGGAGGTGTTGGAATAA
- a CDS encoding betaine/proline/choline family ABC transporter ATP-binding protein → MIVYKDVKKKYNDVTVVDDLNLTINDGEFVVLIGPSGCGKTTSLKMVNRLIEMNGGAIFIDDQNINDMDAVELRRKIGYVIQQIGLFPNMTIEENITVVPKLLKWSKEKRHKRAVELLNMVGMPYEENGHKYPNELSGGQQQRIGVLRALAAEPPIILMDEPFGALDPITRDNLQDELKTLQKKLKKTIVFVTHDMDEAVKMADKIVFMYDGKILQVASPEEMLKNPADPVIKNFLGKLSYTTSGEDLTCEDVMRKKVLTVPHTKKTLESINLMKHSQLNSVIVVDDDDKFMGVAGIKEIMKVGKPGESIEKVTEKNLKTVLINTNAKEAFDYLMESDKDFVVVLNRDKTVAGIITESSMTNALASVVWGDEE, encoded by the coding sequence ATGATCGTATATAAAGATGTAAAGAAAAAGTACAATGACGTCACCGTAGTCGACGATCTGAACTTGACGATCAATGATGGGGAATTTGTCGTATTGATTGGTCCTTCCGGGTGTGGGAAAACCACCAGTTTGAAGATGGTCAATCGTTTGATCGAAATGAACGGTGGTGCCATTTTCATCGATGATCAGAATATCAATGACATGGACGCAGTAGAATTACGAAGAAAGATCGGATACGTGATCCAGCAGATCGGATTGTTTCCAAACATGACCATTGAAGAAAACATTACCGTTGTTCCTAAGCTGCTTAAATGGAGCAAGGAAAAAAGACATAAAAGAGCCGTTGAATTGCTCAACATGGTTGGTATGCCTTATGAGGAAAATGGACACAAATATCCCAATGAATTGAGTGGTGGGCAACAACAGCGGATCGGTGTTCTTCGAGCATTGGCGGCGGAACCACCTATAATACTCATGGATGAACCTTTTGGCGCATTGGATCCCATTACAAGGGATAACCTTCAGGATGAATTGAAAACACTTCAAAAAAAATTGAAGAAAACTATTGTTTTCGTTACCCATGATATGGATGAAGCCGTCAAGATGGCAGATAAAATAGTCTTCATGTACGATGGAAAGATCCTTCAAGTAGCAAGTCCCGAAGAAATGTTGAAAAATCCTGCAGACCCGGTGATCAAAAACTTCCTGGGCAAGTTGTCCTATACTACTTCGGGCGAAGATTTGACTTGTGAAGACGTCATGAGAAAGAAGGTCCTAACAGTTCCCCATACGAAAAAAACGTTGGAATCCATCAACTTGATGAAACACAGCCAACTGAATTCCGTTATCGTTGTCGATGACGATGACAAGTTTATGGGAGTAGCAGGAATCAAGGAAATCATGAAGGTTGGCAAGCCGGGTGAATCTATCGAAAAAGTGACAGAAAAAAATCTGAAAACCGTCTTGATCAACACCAACGCAAAAGAAGCATTTGATTATTTGATGGAATCGGACAAGGATTTTGTCGTAGTTCTGAATCGAGATAAAACAGTCGCTGGCATCATCACGGAAAGCAGCATGACCAATGCACTGGCCAGTGTGGTCTGGGGTGATGAAGAATGA
- a CDS encoding ABC transporter permease, whose product MTVITGFFERYGEMLIRAIFVHIQYVIVSVMIGFVIAMVLGILLSRVPGISNYAIPALGILQTIPGLVFIGVLFIYLGIRPLTIIIALSTYAVFPILKNTYTGIVNVDPALKEAAKGCGMSNIQILFKVEIPMAMSAIFTGLRMSTIYTVSWAVLAAMIGLGGLGEFIYRGIDTNNNVLIVGGAIPAAILAILLGFVIDLVQKLVTPRGLKGE is encoded by the coding sequence ATGACAGTAATAACTGGTTTTTTTGAACGATATGGAGAAATGCTGATTCGAGCGATTTTCGTCCATATACAATACGTTATCGTTTCAGTGATGATCGGTTTTGTCATTGCCATGGTATTGGGAATTTTGTTGTCAAGAGTACCAGGGATCTCCAACTATGCAATCCCCGCCCTTGGAATTCTACAAACCATACCAGGGTTGGTGTTTATCGGTGTGTTATTCATTTATTTGGGTATTCGTCCATTGACCATCATCATTGCTTTATCCACTTATGCCGTTTTTCCGATTTTAAAGAATACTTATACCGGGATCGTGAATGTGGATCCTGCATTAAAGGAAGCGGCAAAGGGTTGTGGCATGAGCAATATACAAATATTGTTCAAGGTGGAGATCCCAATGGCCATGAGTGCCATATTTACGGGTCTTCGCATGTCGACGATCTATACGGTAAGTTGGGCCGTCTTGGCGGCAATGATCGGACTTGGTGGCTTGGGTGAGTTCATTTATCGAGGGATCGATACCAACAACAACGTCTTGATCGTCGGAGGGGCAATCCCTGCAGCGATTCTTGCGATCCTGCTTGGATTTGTTATCGATTTGGTGCAAAAGCTGGTCACTCCTCGCGGCTTGAAAGGAGAATAG